The Ketobacter alkanivorans genome includes the window GTGTAGCCGCCACAGTACGCGAAGTCGATGACTGGCATAGTGCGCCAGCGTAATCCCGACATCTGCGATCAAAATAGCTAGGATAAACTCCAATGCCAGGGGCCAGTCATTCGGCCAGATGGCCCCCAGAGTTAATGAGTCACCGACCAAAGGCAGGCTAAAAAGGCCTGCTATAGTTAACGACTCATTAATAGTGGCATGCAGGGTGTCGCGCTTCTGATCCCCTGCGGGTGTATTGAACGCAATGTCATAGGCTGCCAGTTGTTCAGCCAGAAAGGAAAAACCGATAAAGATTAAAACCCAGGCTACCAGCCAGGGTTTCGAATAACCCTCAGATATCCAGTAGACGGCGACGCCGTTGCCTATCAAAAGGAAAAACGGCAGGTACAGAGTGCGTACCAATAATTCAATGGTTTGGCGCATCGTTCAAAGTTCTCTTGGTTCACATTGACTGATTTAGTGTGTCAGAACGATGGGCAGAAACATTGAACGAAACTGCTAATCTCAAGTAAGAAGCCGCATTATAGTGCGTGAACTGACACCAAAGGCTTGCGTGACGGTACGACAAAAATGGGCCTGATCAGAAAACCCTGCGGAGACTGCGGCAACCGCCAACGGCATTTGACGCGAAAGTTCGAAGCAGACGATTAACTTTAGCCATTTTTTGTAGCTTCGCAGAGGCAGGCCCGTTTGTTCCTTAAACCAATGAGAAAACCGGCTAGGGGACAGGCACACTAGCCCTGCTAAATCGTTTAGGGGGCTGTTCGAGCCGTCAATAACATCCTGTTTCAACCGAGATAAAACTCGAAGCAACCGATCATTGATTTCTATCTTTTCACTCTGCTGATAGTGGGCCTGAAAGGCGTCCAATGCCGATTGAAGATTGTCTGCCTGATAAACACATGACGTGAGCCGGGCGGCTATTGATGGGTGTACCAGGATAACGGATTTGTCGCTCGCTAGAGAGGAAGAAGCACGTAGCGTAGGGCAGAGAAGGTGGGTAGGATCGATATACAGACTCACCACTTTACCATGCCCAAGCTGATGAGATAACCCCGCTGGAATCCAGAGCCCATCGCCCTTATGCCGGATGCCATCAACAATGATGTCGAGATTAGCGTCGAGACCAACAACCAGCTGGTGCGCCCAGTGCTTGTGCGGTTTATTGTCCCCGGACGTGCCATAGAACAGGCCAATTCCTGCCGACAATGACACGCCACCAGCCCATGACTGCTGAGTTATCAAGGTTTCCATAGCCCCAAGTTCCTATTATTCATCACCAGTAACGTTTTCGTAAGGGTCGAGGGTTGATACGACCAGCAGAGTCAGCTATTGCTCCACAGAGCAAGCGTTATGCGTCAGACTGTAAATCAAGTAACTAAAAGTATCTGGATTAATCCATACTGGCAAATTTCAAATAACCTTAAATGGACCAGCGGGGGCATTTGAACGAAAACCTACGGTTTTGAATCCTGTGGCACCCTCGTAACCGTAGGTTTTCGTTTGATAGCCGTTAATCCCTGTATTTGAGGTTCGGCTGCATTCGGCCGGTAAAAGCGTTGAAATTAGCCACAAAACCTATAACACATTGATAATATGTAGGAATATCAATATTCTTTTTCCACCTGACGTTTGTCGAATCGATGCTTCTCCTTGGCCTGCAGGGTCTTGTGGAAGAACCGACAAATTTGCCAAGTTTGCTCGTTTAGGGGCTGGCAACGATTTCTGCATTTGCAGCCAGACGATCAAAACACATCCATTAAATCGTTATAGCGAACTTTGAAGCTGTTTAAACTGCCCTTGGATCACTGCTTTTTCCTGAAGAATCACCTTATTCTCATCGGTCAGAAATGCCACTTTATCCTGGGCGGTTTTCAGTTCGGCTTTGGTGGTCTCCAGTGCGTGGGATAACACGGCCACTTGCTTATCGACATCTGCTTTCTGAGTGGTGAGCGCGGCCATGTTTTCCGACAATTGCTCATTTTTATGCTGGTATTCCCGGCACCTTGTCACGGCTTCTTCATACTCGTGTTCCAGGTTCTGGATATCTTCCATCTTTGCGTTCAAGTCGCTATTTAGCGCCGCATTGGCCCGTTTTAATTCATCGGCATTTCGTTGTAACTGCGCGTTGATGTCGAATAGCTCGGACGCTCTCGACTCAGTCTGTGCGAGCCGGTGTTGCAGATCCTGAATCTGATCATTTAACCCCTGGTTAACTATACGGAACTGTTCGCGCTCCTGCTGGCGGTCTTCGGCAGTGCGCTGCTGGTAATGTTCGAAATGATCGCGGATATCCCGGTTTTCCTGCTTGAGTTCGGCAACGCTTTCTTTCAATTCAGTGGTTCGTGCAAGAGCTTCATCCCGCTGGGACTCGGCTTTGGCCAGGCCGACACGGGCGTCTTCCAGGGACTTGTCTTGCTGGCTTTTTTTCTCAATAACACGTGATAGTTGGTTGTTCAGATCCTGTTGGCGAGCGGTAAGCTGCGCGATAGTGTTGTGGGCCTCGGTCAGTTCTTTTCGGAGTTCATCATTCGAAACCTTGAATTCGTCGCGAGCCTGTTCGATCCGATGGTCGCCCATCTGCTGCACCCGCTCATACAGGGACTTTACCACTTCGACGAGGTCGTTCGGTAGTCCACTGACATCGGCCGCCGCCCCATTGTCTAACCGCCAGCGTTTGAGCAACGGCGCGATGGTGCTTTTGCTGCCGGTGCCCAGGTGCTCGCGCACCCGGTCCACCGTGGGTTCCTGGCCGTGCGTGCTAATGGCTTCGGCGGCTTTGACAATATCGTGATAAGTGACTCCGGCACGGGCCATGGCAGGTTCCTCTCAAATTATTTGGTAATGTATTACGTAACACGTAATATAACATTATCTTTACTGTTTTCTAGGCTGCTTGAATATCAATTATTAACCAACGATAATCTAACTTATCGTAGGTTAATAGGCTGAACCGTAAATTCTCGACTTGTAACACCGGTACACAGCCGCCTTTTCAGCGACTCTTAGAGGAAGCCTATTCATGAGCAGCAAATCACCAAAAAAGGTCCATGAATTGTCGTTACGTAATAAGGATTCGAGCCTGGCTGCATGCCAGGAAGCCCAGTCATTACAGCAATACCTCCAGGCAGCCACCTCCGACAACACCCGCAAAGCGTATCGATCAGCCATCCGGCAATTTGAAAAATGGGGTGGTCGCCTGCCTTCGGATCGGGATGCCGTCGTGCGCTATCTACTGGCAAGAGCCGAAGCGCTCAATCCCCGAACCCTGGATTTACATCTGACCGCCATTAGCCAATGGCACCATTACCAAGGGCTCATCGATCCGGTAAGTGATCCGCTGGTCCGCAAAACCATGGAAGGCGTCCGCCGTACCCATGGCCAACCCAAACGCAAAGCCAAGGCATTGCGCTTGGAGCACGTCGTCCAAATGGTGAATCATTTGCGGCAACTGCCAGACACCAAAAAGAAACTGAGGGATATCGCGCTGGTGTTGACCGGCTTTTTCGGTGCCTTTCGCCGTAGTGAATTGGTGGCCATTCAAATCGGTGATCTGGTGTGGGAACCAGAAGGACTTCTCATCCGGCTGTCTCGTTCCAAGACCGATCAACAAGCCATGGGCTTAGTGCGAGCATTACCTTTCGGTGCACCAGGCTGCTGTCCTGCTATGGCCATGAAGAACTGGATAGAATTGGCTGATATCAATGAAGGTCCGGTTTTTCGTCCCATTAACCGTTGGGATAGGGTTCAACCCAAAGCATTGAATCCCGGTGGCATTAATGAATTACTCAAGACTTTGGGCAAGGCCTGTCAGTTCGATTTCGTACCTGACTTAAGCAGTCATAGTTTTCGCCGCGGCCTCTCTACCTCAGCGGCTCGGGAGCGCGTGGACTTTGAACTAATTAAAAAGCAAGGAGGCTGGAAAAGTGATGCTACCGTTTGGGAGTACATTGAGGAAGGACAGCAGTTCAATAATAACGCATCAATAATTCTGATGGAAAAAATGAGCTTGTTGCTGAACGCTCAATCCCTAAAAAAGGGAAAGTAAATCCGCAGGATCGAAATCATCTCGGTGCAAACATGATCATACCCATCCCTAACAAGGTGATGGCCATGCCTACAAAATCCCACAGATGCGGGCGAATCCCATCCACACCCCACAACCACAGTATGGCCACCGAAACATAAACGCCGCCATAGGCCGCATAAACCCGCCCCGCAGCGGTCGGATGAAGAGAGAGCAACCAGGCAAACAGCGCTAAGCTGAACGCTGCCGGCAACAGAATCCATACGGATGCGGATTTCTTCAGCCAGAGGTATGGCAGATAACAGCCAACTATTTCCGCAATAGCAGTGATGATGAACAAACCGAGCGTGGAGAGTATGGACATACGAAGTTCTCTTATTAGTGCTGGTCCGTTTGGCTGGGCACGGGTTGATCCCTGCATGCTTCTTCTGCCAGCTCGATTTCAATTGTGGTGTGAGCCAGCTCGTACGTTTCCAGGGCTGACTGGATGATGGCCTTGAGCTGTGCGTATCTCGCCAGATCTTGCGTCAGCACGGCTTTAACATGAGCTGTCAATACGTGATGTTCTCCATCGAGGGACCAGAGGTGTAAATGGTGTACGTCGTCGATTTCCTTGAGTGACATCAGGGACTCGCGAATGCTCTCCAGCAAATCTGGATCAGGCACTGCCTGAAAAAATAACCGCCCTGTTGCCAATAGATTACGTAGTACGTTGATCAGAATAAACAAGGTGAAGCCGATCGACAGCAGCGGGTCGAGAATGGGCCAGTCGACGAATTGCATGACCGTCGCCACAATCAGCACAGCCACCCAACCCAGCACGTCTTCCAGCAAATGCCAGTTGAGCGCCTTTTCGTTCAAGCTTTTTCCCTGGCTAAGGCGATAGGCGGCGTAGCCATTCACCGCCACGCCCAGCACGGCAAGGGCCAACATTCCTTCGGTATGTGGCATGACGGGGTCTGCCAAGCGGGGAATGGCCGTGACCAGTATCCAGACCGATCCCGCGATTAACACCAGGCCATTAATCAGAGCGCCAAACAGCGACAGCCGCCGATAACCATAAGTGTACTCAGGATTGGAGGATTTCTGACCCAGACGGTTCAGTAGCCATGCACTGCCAATGGAGAGGCTGTCGCCAAGATCGTGCACCGCATCGGCCATGATGGCGGTGCTGTTGGTCAGCCAGCCACCGATAAATTCAATAATCGTGAAGATCAGGTTTAGGAAAAACGCCCAGCCAATTCGCTTTGAACTGCTGGAATGGTCATGATTATACATGAATACTCCCACAGATTGCGTCGCTGCTCAGAGCAACGACGCAATCAGGATACTATTTTGGTTTTCGCTCAGCAGCATCGCGTCGGTGCACCCAGTGATATAATACCGGCAACACCAGTAGGGTCAGCAGGGTTGAGGAAATGATGCCGCCGATCACCACCGTCGCCAGCGGGCGTTGCACTTCGGCCCCGGTGCCAGTGTTCAGCGCCATGGGCACAAAACCTAAGCTAGCCACGAGCGCGGTCATCAGCACGGGACGCAGACGGGTCAGAGCCCCTTCTGTTACGGCCAACACCAGATCTCCCTTTTCGTGCCAGAGATCACGAATGAATGCGACCATAACCAGACCATTCAACACTGCGACGCCGGACAGGGCGATAAAACCAATTCCCGCAGAGATCGACAGTGGCATACCTCTCAAATAGAGCGACAGCACACCACCGGTCAGTGCCAAGGGTACGCCACTGAAAATGATCAGGGCGTCCTTCAACGAGGCAAAGGCCATCACCAAAATGCCCAAAATTAGCAGTAAAGTAATGGGCACCACGATAGCGAGGCGTTGGCTGGCCGATTCCAACTGTTCAAAGGTTCCCCCGTAATCCAGCCAATAACCGGCGGGCAACTTAACCTGCTCGGCGATCTGCGCCTTGACGTCCTCAACAAAACTGCCCAGATCCCGCCCACGAACATTGGCCGTCACTACCACCCGGCGCTTGCCGTTTTCACGGCTGATCTGTGCCGGTGCGGGTGAAATGTCCAGCTCCGCCACTTCTTCAAGCGGGACGTACTCTCCGTTGGGCAAAGGCACCGGCAAAAAAGCCAGTTTTTCAAGGTCGCGACGCAATGTTTCAGGTAACCGCACAATCAATTCAAAGCGACGATCGCCTTCGTAGAGAATGCCTGCGGACTCACCGCCAATTGCCGCTGATACCCAATCCTGTAGCTCAACGACGTTCAGCCCGTAGCGGCCCAGCGCGGTGCGATCGGGAATGACCGAGAGTGTCGGCAGACCGGTCACCTGTTCCACGCGGGCATCAGCGGCACCCGGCACTTTGCTCAGGACTTGGTGGATCTGATTGGCGGTCACAACCAATTGATCCAGATCATCACCAAAGACCTTGATGCCCAGATCGGCCCGCACGCCGGATATCAACTCGTTGAAGCGCATCTGGATCGGCTGGGTAAACTCGTAATTGTTGCCAGGCAACTCCTCCAGGGATTCCTCCATCTCCCTGACTAAGTCTGTCTTGGTTTTGGCCGGGTCCGGCCATTCGCTGCGCGGTTTTAGAATCACGAAATTATCGGCCACATTGGGCGGCATCGGGTCGGTAGCCACTTCAGCTGTGCCAATCCGGGCAAACACTTTGTCCACTTCGGGGAACGACTTGATACGTTGCTCTAGAATCTCCTGCATTTCAACGGCTTGCTCCAAGCCAGTGCCCGGAATGCGCATGGCGTGCAAGGCGATATCGCCTTCATTGAGTTGCGGAATGAATTCCGAGCCCAACGTCGAGGCCAGCCATAGACACAAACCGACCAACAAGGTCGCCATCCCTACGACCAGCCAGCGAAACTTCAGAGCAAGTTCCAACAGCGGTGCATAGACCTTCTTGGTGACACCGATAAAAACGCTTTCTTTTTCGCTGATCCTCCCGCGCAAAAATACGGCCACGGCTGCCGGTACTACGGTCAGAGACAGTACCATGGCGGACAGCAATGCCATTACCACGGTGGCGGCCATGGGGTGGAACATCTTGCCCTCGACACCCGTCAGCGAGAAGATGGGAATGTACACCACCGTTATGATGGCGACACCAAACAGGCTGGGGCGAATCACTTCAGCCGTGGCCTCATAGACGGTATTCAACCGCTCTCGCAAGGACTGGATGGTGCCATTGTGCTGGACCTGGGCCAGGCGTCTCACCGCGTTTTCGACAATAATAACCGCGCCATCCACAATAAGCCCGAAGTCCAGTGCGCCCAAACTCATCAGGTTGGCGGATACTCCGGTCTTCACCATCCCGGTAATGGTCATTAGCATCGAGAGTGGAATGACAGCAGCGGTGATAAGCGCGGCACGCAGATTGCCAAGCAGCAGGAACAGTACGACAACAACCAATAACGCCCCTTCAAGCAGATTCTTGGTCACTGTAGCAATGGCCTTATCGACCAATGCAGTGCGATCATAGACCGCTTCAGCCACCACGCCGTCCGGTAGCGAGGCCTTGATCTCCACCAGCTTTTTGGCCACGTCCCTTGATACCGCGCGGGAGTTTTCTCCGATCAGCATCATCGCTGTACCCAGTACTGTTTCTTGGCCGTCCTGGGTTGCGGCCCCGGTGCGCAGTTCCTTACCGATGCCAATCTCAGCAACATCGCGGATCTTAATGGGCACATTGTCGTGTTCGGTAATGATGACGTTGCCGATGTCTTCCAGCGTCGCCAACTGGCCTGGGGAACGCACCAGCAGTTGTTGCCCGTTGCGCTCGATGTAGCCGGCACCGCGGTTATCGTTATTGGCTTGGAGGGCCTGCACCAGGTTCTCGACGCTGACATGGTAATACAACAGTTTTTTCGGATCGGGCAGCACATGATACTGTTTGTTATAGCCCCCGATGCTGTTGACCTCGATCACGCCTTTCACCTGGGCCAGCTGCGGTTTGATGATCCAGTCCTGGATTTCACGTAGCGCCGTCGCGTCATAGGGTTTGCCATTGCTCTGCAAAGCACCCGGCTCGGCTTGCACGGTGTACATGAAGATTTCGCCCAGGCCTGTGGAGATTGGCCCCATCTCAGGCTCGATACCCGGTGGCAGCACACTCTTGATCGCGCCCAACCGAGTATTGATCAAGTTGCGTGCGAAGTAGATATCGGTGCCTTCCTCAAAGACCACGGTTACTTGCGACAGGCCGTAACGTGACAACGATCGGGTATAGGCCAGATTCGGCAACCCATAAAGCGCGGTTTCCACTGGGTAGGTAATGCGTTGCTCGGCCTCCAGCGGCGAATAGCCGGGAGCCGCCGTATTAATTTGTACTTGGACGTTAGTGATGTCCGGCACAGCGTCGATGGGCAGGTGTTGATAGCTCCAGATCCCGATGCCCAGGATCACCAGAGTCAGACTCAGGAATAAATAGCGCCGCGCAATGGCAAGGCGCAAGATGGACTCGATCATGATGCGCCTCTTAGTGTTCGTGTTCCGCTTCGGATTTTTCGATGTCGGCCTTGATCAGGTAGCTGTTCTTGCTGACATAGGACTGCCCGGGGTTCAGACCTGATAACACTTCGACGTAACGGTCATCAGCACGACCAAGTCGTAACGGCGCAAAGCCGTATTCGGATGCGTTTTTGACAAATACACCCGGCTGTTCGTTTAGGGTTTGAATGGCCGCTTTCTCAACCGCCAGATCCACT containing:
- a CDS encoding YnfA family protein; this encodes MSILSTLGLFIITAIAEIVGCYLPYLWLKKSASVWILLPAAFSLALFAWLLSLHPTAAGRVYAAYGGVYVSVAILWLWGVDGIRPHLWDFVGMAITLLGMGMIMFAPR
- a CDS encoding DNA-binding protein, whose protein sequence is MARAGVTYHDIVKAAEAISTHGQEPTVDRVREHLGTGSKSTIAPLLKRWRLDNGAAADVSGLPNDLVEVVKSLYERVQQMGDHRIEQARDEFKVSNDELRKELTEAHNTIAQLTARQQDLNNQLSRVIEKKSQQDKSLEDARVGLAKAESQRDEALARTTELKESVAELKQENRDIRDHFEHYQQRTAEDRQQEREQFRIVNQGLNDQIQDLQHRLAQTESRASELFDINAQLQRNADELKRANAALNSDLNAKMEDIQNLEHEYEEAVTRCREYQHKNEQLSENMAALTTQKADVDKQVAVLSHALETTKAELKTAQDKVAFLTDENKVILQEKAVIQGQFKQLQSSL
- a CDS encoding tyrosine-type recombinase/integrase, producing MSSKSPKKVHELSLRNKDSSLAACQEAQSLQQYLQAATSDNTRKAYRSAIRQFEKWGGRLPSDRDAVVRYLLARAEALNPRTLDLHLTAISQWHHYQGLIDPVSDPLVRKTMEGVRRTHGQPKRKAKALRLEHVVQMVNHLRQLPDTKKKLRDIALVLTGFFGAFRRSELVAIQIGDLVWEPEGLLIRLSRSKTDQQAMGLVRALPFGAPGCCPAMAMKNWIELADINEGPVFRPINRWDRVQPKALNPGGINELLKTLGKACQFDFVPDLSSHSFRRGLSTSAARERVDFELIKKQGGWKSDATVWEYIEEGQQFNNNASIILMEKMSLLLNAQSLKKGK
- a CDS encoding efflux RND transporter permease subunit; amino-acid sequence: MIESILRLAIARRYLFLSLTLVILGIGIWSYQHLPIDAVPDITNVQVQINTAAPGYSPLEAEQRITYPVETALYGLPNLAYTRSLSRYGLSQVTVVFEEGTDIYFARNLINTRLGAIKSVLPPGIEPEMGPISTGLGEIFMYTVQAEPGALQSNGKPYDATALREIQDWIIKPQLAQVKGVIEVNSIGGYNKQYHVLPDPKKLLYYHVSVENLVQALQANNDNRGAGYIERNGQQLLVRSPGQLATLEDIGNVIITEHDNVPIKIRDVAEIGIGKELRTGAATQDGQETVLGTAMMLIGENSRAVSRDVAKKLVEIKASLPDGVVAEAVYDRTALVDKAIATVTKNLLEGALLVVVVLFLLLGNLRAALITAAVIPLSMLMTITGMVKTGVSANLMSLGALDFGLIVDGAVIIVENAVRRLAQVQHNGTIQSLRERLNTVYEATAEVIRPSLFGVAIITVVYIPIFSLTGVEGKMFHPMAATVVMALLSAMVLSLTVVPAAVAVFLRGRISEKESVFIGVTKKVYAPLLELALKFRWLVVGMATLLVGLCLWLASTLGSEFIPQLNEGDIALHAMRIPGTGLEQAVEMQEILEQRIKSFPEVDKVFARIGTAEVATDPMPPNVADNFVILKPRSEWPDPAKTKTDLVREMEESLEELPGNNYEFTQPIQMRFNELISGVRADLGIKVFGDDLDQLVVTANQIHQVLSKVPGAADARVEQVTGLPTLSVIPDRTALGRYGLNVVELQDWVSAAIGGESAGILYEGDRRFELIVRLPETLRRDLEKLAFLPVPLPNGEYVPLEEVAELDISPAPAQISRENGKRRVVVTANVRGRDLGSFVEDVKAQIAEQVKLPAGYWLDYGGTFEQLESASQRLAIVVPITLLLILGILVMAFASLKDALIIFSGVPLALTGGVLSLYLRGMPLSISAGIGFIALSGVAVLNGLVMVAFIRDLWHEKGDLVLAVTEGALTRLRPVLMTALVASLGFVPMALNTGTGAEVQRPLATVVIGGIISSTLLTLLVLPVLYHWVHRRDAAERKPK
- a CDS encoding cation diffusion facilitator family transporter; this encodes MYNHDHSSSSKRIGWAFFLNLIFTIIEFIGGWLTNSTAIMADAVHDLGDSLSIGSAWLLNRLGQKSSNPEYTYGYRRLSLFGALINGLVLIAGSVWILVTAIPRLADPVMPHTEGMLALAVLGVAVNGYAAYRLSQGKSLNEKALNWHLLEDVLGWVAVLIVATVMQFVDWPILDPLLSIGFTLFILINVLRNLLATGRLFFQAVPDPDLLESIRESLMSLKEIDDVHHLHLWSLDGEHHVLTAHVKAVLTQDLARYAQLKAIIQSALETYELAHTTIEIELAEEACRDQPVPSQTDQH
- a CDS encoding helix-turn-helix domain-containing protein; amino-acid sequence: METLITQQSWAGGVSLSAGIGLFYGTSGDNKPHKHWAHQLVVGLDANLDIIVDGIRHKGDGLWIPAGLSHQLGHGKVVSLYIDPTHLLCPTLRASSSLASDKSVILVHPSIAARLTSCVYQADNLQSALDAFQAHYQQSEKIEINDRLLRVLSRLKQDVIDGSNSPLNDLAGLVCLSPSRFSHWFKEQTGLPLRSYKKWLKLIVCFELSRQMPLAVAAVSAGFSDQAHFCRTVTQAFGVSSRTIMRLLT